Proteins encoded in a region of the Pseudomonas putida genome:
- a CDS encoding methyl-accepting chemotaxis protein → MSIKQKLTWAFAVIAGLPIVLVATLVVLNLRGEARDGFLDGSSREIRQVSNAMNIFFQGINQNVEYLASQPMVAATGSELNKYMSATPSYELGEQASKLLEFMTRLANSHPAYAYLSYGVNDGGYTGWPAGQKFVNYDPRTRPWYQLAMANPGKTVRTGAYYWAADDAVLVSTVRAVANQLGNPGGVVNIDVSLKGLTEIVKQIKLGESGYLMLVESNGNVMVDPRDAGHNFKQLASFGDGYAELAKAGKGLVEVELNGVRYMANVYPDEQLGWTFIGLIEQSEVMQTTTRLTWLIGVIAVVLAVLFAVVGAAFAKLIVRPINSVTNGLEDIAQGEGDLTRNLEIRGRDETAQLASWFNQFLGAIRSLIQHIGAAASKILSTSSSSTRVSSDMAEAAGRQREAVDMVSTAFHEMVATANEVARSCSQAAQSADSGQQQAREGQQQIDAAVSSVDRLSHEIEQSAQSIQQLERDSNAIQSILGTIRSIAEQTNLLALNAAIEAARAGEQGRGFAVVADEVRALAKRTADSTAEIDGLLGNLASRTAEVAEQMHASLEVSQQSVSRIGLARDSFGQIRESVDVIRDMNTQIATAAEEQHQVAEDINRHISQIHGDAQLVAELAQAARQDSESLAGLSNELDTLVRRFRT, encoded by the coding sequence ATGAGCATCAAACAGAAACTGACCTGGGCATTCGCGGTCATCGCCGGCTTGCCCATCGTCCTAGTGGCCACTCTGGTGGTCCTCAACCTGCGTGGCGAAGCCCGCGATGGATTCCTCGACGGTAGCAGCCGGGAAATCCGCCAGGTCAGCAACGCGATGAACATCTTCTTCCAGGGCATCAACCAGAACGTCGAGTACCTGGCTTCCCAGCCAATGGTCGCTGCCACGGGCAGCGAGCTGAACAAGTACATGAGCGCCACCCCGTCCTACGAACTGGGCGAACAGGCCAGCAAGCTCCTCGAGTTCATGACCCGCCTGGCCAACTCGCACCCCGCTTATGCCTACCTGTCCTACGGCGTGAATGACGGCGGCTACACGGGCTGGCCGGCCGGGCAGAAGTTCGTCAACTACGACCCACGCACCCGCCCCTGGTACCAACTGGCCATGGCCAACCCAGGCAAGACCGTGCGCACCGGCGCTTACTACTGGGCCGCCGACGACGCGGTGCTGGTCAGCACCGTGCGCGCCGTGGCCAACCAGCTGGGCAACCCCGGCGGCGTGGTCAACATCGATGTTTCCCTCAAGGGCCTGACCGAGATCGTCAAGCAGATCAAGCTGGGCGAAAGTGGCTACCTGATGCTGGTGGAAAGCAACGGCAACGTGATGGTCGACCCGCGCGATGCAGGCCACAACTTCAAGCAACTGGCGAGTTTTGGCGACGGTTACGCCGAGCTGGCCAAGGCCGGCAAAGGCCTGGTCGAGGTCGAGCTCAATGGCGTGCGCTACATGGCCAACGTCTACCCCGACGAGCAACTGGGCTGGACCTTCATCGGCCTGATCGAACAAAGCGAGGTGATGCAGACCACCACCCGCCTGACCTGGCTGATCGGCGTCATCGCCGTGGTGCTGGCCGTGCTGTTCGCCGTGGTCGGTGCGGCCTTCGCCAAACTGATCGTGCGCCCGATCAACAGTGTCACCAATGGCCTGGAAGACATTGCCCAAGGTGAAGGCGACCTGACCCGCAACCTGGAAATCCGCGGCCGCGACGAAACCGCGCAATTGGCCAGCTGGTTCAACCAATTCCTCGGCGCCATTCGCAGCCTGATCCAGCACATCGGCGCTGCCGCCAGCAAGATCCTCAGCACCTCCAGCAGCTCGACCCGCGTCTCCAGCGACATGGCCGAGGCCGCCGGCCGTCAGCGCGAAGCCGTGGACATGGTGTCCACTGCCTTCCACGAGATGGTCGCCACCGCCAACGAAGTAGCGCGGTCTTGCAGCCAGGCGGCGCAGTCGGCCGACAGCGGCCAGCAGCAAGCCCGCGAAGGCCAGCAACAGATCGATGCCGCGGTAAGCAGCGTGGACCGCCTGAGCCACGAGATCGAGCAGTCGGCGCAGTCGATCCAGCAATTGGAGCGTGACAGCAACGCCATCCAGTCGATCCTCGGCACCATCCGCTCCATTGCCGAACAGACCAACCTGCTGGCCCTGAACGCGGCCATCGAAGCAGCTCGTGCCGGTGAGCAGGGACGTGGCTTTGCCGTGGTGGCCGACGAAGTGCGGGCCCTGGCCAAGCGCACTGCCGACTCCACCGCCGAAATCGACGGTTTGCTGGGCAACCTGGCCAGCCGCACTGCCGAAGTGGCCGAACAGATGCATGCCAGCCTGGAAGTTTCGCAGCAGTCGGTGAGCCGTATCGGCCTGGCCCGCGACAGCTTCGGGCAGATCCGTGAGTCGGTGGACGTGATCCGCGACATGAACACGCAGATCGCCACGGCGGCCGAAGAACAGCACCAGGTGGCCGAGGACATCAACCGCCACATCAGCCAGATTCACGGCGATGCGCAACTGGTGGCCGAACTGGCCCAGGCGGCGCGTCAGGACTCCGAGAGCCTGGCCGGGCTGTCCAATGAACTGGACACGCTGGTGCGCAGGTTCCGCACCTGA
- a CDS encoding helix-turn-helix transcriptional regulator has product MPIIGHPRAIPVLDHLPRPLYARAESLGAGSWTTRHQHDWVQFSYAISGVLGVYTRDGSYFAPPQWGVWIPADAEHEVVTSMQAEMRSLYVRRDACPWAPEQCRVLEVTPLARELIKQFCLLPADYPEGDSAEARLVAVLLDQLRTLPEVGFSLPLPRHPGLLALCNGLIAAPDQPQTLQQWARELGCSEKTLMRLFQRETGLSFRNWRQRMRLLSSLALLEAGENVTEAALGCGYDSTSAYIAAFKQLFGATPGELKL; this is encoded by the coding sequence ATGCCGATTATCGGTCATCCCCGCGCTATTCCGGTGCTGGACCACCTGCCCAGGCCCCTCTACGCCCGTGCCGAAAGCCTTGGTGCCGGTTCCTGGACCACCCGCCACCAGCACGACTGGGTGCAGTTTTCCTACGCGATCAGCGGCGTACTCGGTGTGTACACGCGCGACGGCAGCTACTTTGCCCCGCCACAGTGGGGGGTGTGGATCCCTGCCGATGCCGAGCATGAAGTGGTCACTTCGATGCAAGCCGAGATGCGCAGCCTGTATGTGCGCCGCGATGCCTGCCCATGGGCGCCTGAGCAATGCCGGGTGCTTGAGGTGACACCACTGGCACGCGAACTGATCAAGCAGTTTTGCCTGTTGCCGGCGGATTACCCGGAGGGTGACAGTGCCGAGGCGCGCTTGGTGGCGGTGCTGCTCGACCAGTTGCGCACGTTGCCGGAAGTTGGTTTTTCACTGCCCTTGCCACGCCACCCTGGCTTGCTGGCGCTGTGCAATGGCTTGATCGCCGCGCCGGACCAGCCGCAGACCTTGCAGCAATGGGCGCGCGAGCTGGGGTGTTCGGAGAAGACGCTGATGCGGCTGTTCCAGCGGGAGACCGGGTTGAGCTTTCGCAATTGGCGGCAGCGCATGCGGTTGCTGTCTTCGCTGGCGCTACTGGAGGCGGGGGAGAATGTGACCGAGGCGGCGCTGGGGTGTGGGTATGACTCCACATCGGCCTATATTGCGGCGTTCAAGCAGTTGTTTGGGGCGACCCCGGGGGAGCTGAAACTTTAG
- a CDS encoding MaoC family dehydratase, whose translation MSRQWHDLHSPTARARLYLRAASKRTISGEQLPEDGLRCFIRVQPGNLNAYRRLCHFPDDGRLPAAYPHVMAFTLQLQLMTANDFPFPLLGLVHLHNRIEVLRPLGAIEGLRFAVYAHNLQPHAKGGTFDLVTEAEDGIGLLWRETSRMLVRGLKLEGEVDEPADAEPGSLPEATRWYADSDIGRRYAKVCGDYNPIHLSALSARLFGFPTSIAHGMWTKAMALAALRGHLPHSGYAFEVDFCKPVRLPSEVVLSASEAGPSGTLRLDGHGGVLHMVGRWALL comes from the coding sequence ATGAGCCGACAGTGGCACGACCTGCACAGCCCAACGGCCCGCGCCCGCCTTTATCTGCGTGCAGCCAGCAAGCGCACAATCAGCGGCGAGCAGTTGCCGGAGGATGGCCTGCGCTGTTTCATCCGGGTTCAGCCGGGCAATCTGAACGCCTATCGAAGGCTGTGCCACTTTCCCGATGATGGCCGCCTGCCGGCGGCTTATCCCCATGTCATGGCGTTTACCCTGCAATTGCAGTTGATGACCGCAAATGACTTCCCCTTCCCGCTACTCGGCCTGGTGCACCTGCACAACCGCATTGAGGTACTGCGCCCGCTTGGCGCTATCGAAGGGCTGCGCTTTGCGGTGTATGCGCACAACCTGCAGCCCCATGCCAAAGGTGGCACCTTCGACCTGGTCACCGAGGCTGAAGACGGCATCGGTCTGCTGTGGCGTGAAACCAGCCGTATGCTGGTGCGTGGGTTGAAGCTGGAAGGCGAAGTGGATGAGCCCGCTGACGCCGAACCTGGTTCTTTGCCCGAGGCCACCCGCTGGTACGCCGACAGTGATATCGGCCGGCGTTATGCCAAGGTTTGCGGGGATTACAACCCTATTCACCTCAGTGCACTCAGTGCGCGGTTGTTCGGCTTTCCCACGTCCATTGCCCATGGCATGTGGACCAAGGCCATGGCCTTGGCCGCATTACGCGGGCACCTGCCGCACAGTGGCTATGCCTTCGAGGTGGATTTTTGCAAGCCGGTAAGGTTGCCTTCGGAGGTGGTGCTCAGTGCCAGTGAGGCGGGCCCTTCGGGGACGTTGCGGCTGGATGGCCATGGAGGTGTGCTGCATATGGTCGGGCGCTGGGCTCTGCTGTAG
- a CDS encoding prepilin peptidase, with protein MQSIVLLLWLALCSEQDVRQRQISNLLTLGVATCALIWLFATGHSWIGADASDAGWALAIVMLLTLPGYMLGRFGADDVKLMGALALATSPQYVLGTFIGAGVSVLVWLLTRRRLWTLLNPKVKKRLQALTEEMGDKQAFVPYVLAGFLLTAVWIQ; from the coding sequence ATGCAAAGCATTGTTCTCCTGCTGTGGCTTGCCTTGTGCTCCGAACAGGATGTGCGTCAACGCCAGATCTCCAACCTGCTGACCCTGGGCGTGGCTACCTGCGCCCTAATCTGGCTGTTCGCCACCGGCCACAGCTGGATCGGCGCCGACGCCAGCGATGCCGGCTGGGCGCTTGCCATCGTCATGCTGCTGACCCTGCCAGGCTATATGCTCGGCCGCTTCGGCGCCGACGACGTCAAGCTGATGGGCGCCCTGGCCCTGGCCACCAGCCCGCAATATGTGCTCGGCACCTTTATCGGCGCCGGCGTCAGTGTGCTGGTATGGCTGCTTACCCGCCGGCGCCTGTGGACCTTGCTCAACCCCAAGGTAAAGAAGCGTTTGCAGGCCCTGACCGAGGAAATGGGCGACAAACAGGCGTTCGTCCCCTATGTGCTGGCAGGGTTTCTTCTGACGGCCGTATGGATCCAATAA
- a CDS encoding methyltransferase domain-containing protein — translation MNDRHFDELATRFAEKIYGGAKGAIRLAVLQADLAEALPDRPLRILDIGAGLGHMALWLAERGHQLTLAEPAAPMLDGARARFAEAGQPATFIHAPWQELLGQLTEPYDLVLCHAVLEWLAEPESILPVLHQLTAPDGWLSLAFYNRDALVYRNLLKGHFRKLRSNRLEGEKQSLTPQKPLDPRELKAQLEPMWQVESESGVRVFHDYMPKEFQGKAELLDLLEMELAYRRHPGFAGLGRYLHWVCRPR, via the coding sequence ATGAACGACCGTCACTTCGATGAGCTGGCCACGCGCTTTGCCGAGAAGATCTACGGCGGCGCCAAAGGTGCGATCCGCCTGGCCGTGCTGCAGGCTGACCTTGCCGAGGCGCTGCCCGACCGCCCGCTACGTATCCTCGACATTGGCGCCGGGTTGGGCCACATGGCCTTGTGGCTGGCCGAGCGCGGCCATCAGCTGACCTTGGCCGAGCCCGCAGCCCCCATGCTCGACGGCGCCCGTGCGCGCTTTGCCGAAGCGGGCCAACCGGCCACCTTCATTCATGCGCCCTGGCAAGAACTGCTTGGCCAACTGACCGAGCCCTACGACCTGGTGCTCTGCCACGCCGTGCTCGAATGGCTGGCCGAACCCGAGAGCATCCTGCCTGTGCTGCACCAGCTCACCGCCCCCGACGGCTGGTTATCGCTGGCCTTCTACAACCGCGATGCACTGGTCTATCGCAACCTGCTCAAGGGCCATTTCCGCAAGTTGCGCAGCAACCGTCTGGAAGGTGAAAAGCAGAGCCTGACCCCACAGAAACCGCTTGATCCACGCGAACTCAAGGCGCAACTTGAACCTATGTGGCAGGTTGAAAGCGAAAGCGGCGTGCGGGTGTTCCACGACTACATGCCCAAGGAGTTCCAGGGTAAGGCCGAGCTGCTCGACCTGCTGGAAATGGAGCTGGCCTACCGCCGCCACCCCGGTTTCGCTGGCCTTGGCCGTTACCTGCACTGGGTCTGCCGCCCTCGCTAA
- a CDS encoding response regulator transcription factor, translating to MSRPVSEVKVLVVDDQPVIVEQLCEFLETKGYVCIPAHSTDEAIERYVADPAIGLLICDLHMPERDGIELVRALKGLDGSPRMFEAIMLTGRAEKQDVIRALREGFADYYQKPMDLDELLAGVRRQEEALLERQRNFRDLGGLNQRLQELADSVDELYQDLEKARGQGTHRRASDVEESESELPAAFEKLSPRQLEVARLVSKGKTNYQIACELGITENTVKLYVSQVLRLTHMHNRTQLALALTPSSSPVHQRFTTH from the coding sequence GTGTCCAGACCAGTGAGTGAAGTGAAGGTGTTGGTGGTTGATGACCAACCGGTCATTGTCGAACAACTGTGTGAATTCCTCGAAACCAAGGGCTATGTCTGCATACCAGCCCACTCAACTGACGAAGCTATCGAGCGATATGTGGCAGACCCGGCCATCGGTCTGCTCATCTGTGACCTGCACATGCCGGAGCGAGATGGCATTGAGCTGGTACGCGCCTTGAAGGGGCTCGACGGCAGCCCGCGCATGTTCGAAGCCATCATGTTGACTGGGCGTGCCGAGAAACAGGACGTGATCCGCGCGCTACGCGAAGGCTTTGCCGACTACTACCAGAAGCCGATGGACCTTGACGAGCTGCTGGCGGGCGTACGCCGGCAGGAAGAAGCCTTGCTGGAGCGCCAGCGAAACTTCCGTGATCTGGGTGGGTTGAACCAGCGCCTGCAAGAGCTGGCCGACTCAGTGGACGAACTGTATCAGGACCTGGAAAAAGCCCGTGGCCAAGGCACCCACCGGCGTGCCAGTGACGTGGAGGAAAGCGAAAGCGAACTGCCAGCGGCGTTCGAGAAGCTGTCGCCACGCCAATTGGAAGTGGCGCGCCTGGTCAGCAAAGGCAAGACCAATTACCAGATCGCCTGTGAGCTGGGCATTACCGAGAATACCGTGAAGCTTTACGTGTCACAGGTGTTGCGCCTGACCCACATGCACAACCGCACCCAGCTGGCACTGGCGCTTACCCCTAGCTCATCGCCGGTGCATCAGCGGTTTACCACCCATTGA
- a CDS encoding MazG-like family protein: MNLQELTQRLHQIRDNNDWRGFHSPKNLAMAASVEMAELVEIFQWLSEDESRQLPADKLAHAGQEVGDVVLYLLLLCSELGLDMDQVVRAKLADSERRFAL, from the coding sequence ATGAACCTGCAAGAACTCACCCAACGCCTGCATCAGATCCGCGACAACAACGACTGGCGCGGCTTCCACAGCCCAAAGAACCTGGCCATGGCCGCCAGCGTCGAAATGGCCGAACTGGTGGAAATTTTCCAGTGGCTGAGCGAGGACGAATCGCGCCAGTTGCCTGCCGACAAACTGGCCCACGCCGGCCAGGAAGTCGGCGATGTGGTGCTCTACCTGTTGCTGCTCTGCAGCGAACTGGGCCTGGACATGGATCAAGTGGTGCGGGCCAAGCTGGCCGATAGCGAGAGGCGCTTCGCCCTATGA
- a CDS encoding heavy-metal-associated domain-containing protein, with translation MQVFNVQGMTCGHCVKAVTRAVQEQDAAAKVEIDLAAKQVRVQSELAQEQILTAIRDEGYQAELA, from the coding sequence ATGCAAGTGTTCAATGTACAAGGCATGACCTGCGGCCATTGCGTGAAAGCCGTGACCCGCGCGGTGCAGGAGCAGGATGCGGCGGCCAAGGTCGAGATCGACCTGGCGGCGAAACAGGTACGGGTGCAGAGTGAGCTGGCGCAGGAGCAGATCCTCACTGCCATTCGGGATGAAGGTTATCAGGCCGAACTTGCCTGA
- a CDS encoding ShlB/FhaC/HecB family hemolysin secretion/activation protein gives MRPLAVPLLLLPWALAAQGEPLPGFLDSHEYERRLPSANLPIAAYRLVSPNIRLAEAAIHKPDWASANTPLILQKVRFEGGTVFPLSDLREHYQALIGRQTTLGELQQYTERLTQRYRQQGYLLSYAYLPPQDVAEGRVSVVLVEGYLRDYRVDGDIGPASEYLQQLLARLEAERPLTRETLERFLGLAARMPGVSVEAELTMAQAADGAARLTLHARRKPFGAAVTVTDSSRDTAQALFTATSNAQTRHGEQLTASWLLPPGDDQVHYQRLDYSQYLDAAGSQLLLSASRYRSEPGTRIRLDHGRDITREHDSERYAIGLRQPVIVRPDEWLVVQGHLYAVRERDEDHTDEQPSSRDYDTYVRALSFEGDWREMEQRRMRIVSAGVYQGLDYLGARSDADYDLDFLRLRLSGLQSDALLDNWQGVVSGALYWSDDKLPDSERAGFGGQSFGRGYPRDQADGDKGWGVAYELSYSMQGSGLALVQPYAAVDTAQAWHNRGPVEDAHLASLAFGVRLGDGRVFNVALEVAKPLADVALDSLDRGPRLTLSVDVQL, from the coding sequence ATGCGTCCTCTGGCCGTGCCCCTGCTGTTGCTGCCCTGGGCGCTTGCGGCCCAGGGCGAGCCGTTGCCGGGTTTTCTCGACAGCCATGAATACGAGCGACGCTTGCCCAGCGCCAACCTGCCTATTGCGGCCTACCGCCTCGTCAGCCCCAACATACGGCTGGCCGAGGCGGCTATCCACAAGCCTGACTGGGCTTCGGCCAATACCCCGCTGATACTGCAAAAAGTACGCTTCGAGGGCGGCACGGTGTTCCCCCTGAGCGACCTGCGTGAGCACTACCAAGCGCTGATAGGGCGCCAGACCACGTTGGGTGAATTGCAGCAATATACCGAGCGGCTGACCCAGCGTTATCGGCAGCAGGGCTACTTGTTGTCGTATGCCTATCTGCCACCGCAGGATGTGGCAGAGGGTAGGGTCAGCGTGGTGCTGGTCGAAGGTTACCTCCGTGATTACCGCGTGGACGGCGATATCGGCCCGGCCAGCGAGTATTTGCAACAGTTGCTGGCGCGCCTTGAGGCTGAGCGGCCGCTGACGCGGGAAACGCTGGAGCGTTTTCTGGGCCTGGCCGCGCGCATGCCTGGTGTGTCGGTAGAGGCCGAGCTGACAATGGCGCAGGCCGCTGATGGCGCCGCCCGGCTGACCCTGCATGCGCGGCGCAAGCCATTCGGCGCCGCTGTGACGGTGACCGACTCCAGCCGCGACACTGCACAGGCGTTGTTCACGGCAACCAGCAATGCCCAGACCCGCCATGGTGAACAACTCACGGCCAGTTGGCTGCTGCCTCCAGGGGACGACCAGGTCCATTACCAGCGTCTGGACTACAGCCAGTACCTGGACGCCGCCGGCAGTCAACTGCTGCTGTCGGCTTCGCGCTACCGCAGCGAGCCCGGCACGCGCATACGCCTTGACCATGGTCGCGATATCACCCGCGAGCACGACAGCGAGCGCTATGCGATAGGGCTTCGTCAGCCGGTGATCGTCAGGCCGGATGAGTGGCTGGTGGTTCAGGGGCACTTGTACGCAGTTCGTGAGCGCGATGAAGACCACACGGATGAGCAGCCATCGTCTCGGGACTACGACACCTACGTGCGTGCGCTGTCGTTCGAGGGCGATTGGCGCGAGATGGAGCAGAGGCGTATGCGTATCGTCAGTGCTGGGGTCTATCAGGGCCTGGATTACCTTGGGGCTCGAAGCGATGCCGACTACGACCTGGACTTTCTGCGGCTGCGGCTTTCCGGCTTGCAGAGCGACGCACTGCTGGATAACTGGCAGGGCGTGGTGTCCGGGGCCTTGTACTGGAGTGATGACAAGTTGCCCGACAGCGAGCGCGCGGGTTTTGGCGGGCAGAGTTTTGGCCGTGGATACCCGCGTGACCAGGCGGACGGGGACAAGGGCTGGGGTGTGGCTTACGAGCTGAGCTACAGCATGCAGGGGAGCGGGCTGGCGCTGGTTCAGCCATATGCGGCAGTGGACACGGCGCAGGCCTGGCATAACCGAGGGCCGGTGGAGGATGCCCACCTGGCGTCGCTGGCGTTTGGTGTGCGGTTAGGAGATGGGCGCGTGTTCAATGTGGCGCTGGAAGTGGCCAAGCCGTTGGCGGATGTGGCGCTCGATAGCCTGGACCGTGGGCCTCGGCTGACCTTGAGCGTTGACGTTCAACTGTAG
- the cueR gene encoding Cu(I)-responsive transcriptional regulator codes for MNIGQAARRSGLSTKMIRYYESIGLLKPATRSDSGYRLYQAQDLHSLAFIKRSRDLGFSLEEVGKLLTLWQDRQRASADVKALAIQHIDELNRRIEELVSLRDTLGELVSHCQGDDRPDCPILKDLANGATGNCCH; via the coding sequence ATGAACATCGGCCAGGCCGCCCGCCGCAGCGGGCTCAGCACCAAGATGATCCGTTACTACGAGTCCATCGGCCTGCTCAAACCAGCCACACGCAGCGATAGCGGCTACCGCTTGTACCAGGCGCAAGACCTGCACAGCCTGGCCTTCATCAAGCGCTCCCGCGACCTGGGCTTTTCCCTTGAGGAGGTCGGCAAGCTGCTGACCCTGTGGCAAGACCGCCAGCGTGCCAGTGCCGACGTGAAGGCACTGGCGATACAGCACATCGATGAACTGAACCGGCGCATCGAGGAGCTGGTGAGCCTGCGCGATACCCTTGGCGAGCTGGTGTCGCACTGCCAAGGGGATGACCGCCCGGACTGCCCGATCCTCAAGGACCTGGCCAATGGCGCTACCGGCAACTGCTGTCACTGA
- a CDS encoding DUF4136 domain-containing protein, translating to MPYRLLCLALLPIALAGCQGSNPYVASSRPLPPAPAQAATTFDASAYPAPARDYGHYRSWSWRNGQLPSGSANADPAQLADAVSGALDQHGLRPARGASGDLLVSADMRLEKRLRQVRDYDTYDPYYGPYPYGGVGYGGYRHGYGGYASVPIVRTYEVEVMVVRIDLYDARSGQPVWSASAESGSDKDSPRERESALRDSVHKALSGYPPS from the coding sequence ATGCCGTACCGTCTGTTGTGCCTGGCCCTGCTGCCCATTGCCCTGGCTGGCTGCCAGGGCAGCAACCCGTATGTGGCCAGCAGCCGCCCGTTACCACCGGCCCCTGCACAGGCCGCTACCACTTTCGACGCCAGTGCCTACCCGGCGCCCGCCCGTGATTACGGGCACTACCGCAGCTGGAGCTGGCGCAACGGCCAGTTACCCAGCGGCTCGGCCAATGCTGACCCGGCGCAGTTGGCCGATGCCGTCAGCGGCGCACTCGATCAGCATGGCCTGCGCCCCGCCCGAGGGGCCTCCGGCGACTTGTTGGTCAGCGCCGACATGCGCCTGGAAAAACGCTTGCGCCAGGTGCGTGACTACGACACCTACGACCCCTACTACGGGCCGTACCCCTACGGTGGTGTCGGCTATGGTGGCTACCGCCATGGTTACGGGGGCTATGCCAGTGTGCCCATCGTGCGCACCTATGAGGTCGAAGTCATGGTGGTGCGTATCGACCTGTACGACGCCCGCAGCGGCCAGCCGGTATGGAGCGCCAGCGCCGAAAGCGGCAGCGACAAGGACTCGCCGCGCGAACGCGAAAGTGCCTTGCGCGATTCTGTGCACAAGGCGCTCAGCGGCTATCCTCCCAGTTAA
- a CDS encoding acetyl-CoA C-acetyltransferase encodes MRSSRRVAILGGNRIPFARANGAYATASNQAMLTVALEGLVERYRLHGQRLGEVVAGAVLKHSRDMNLTRECVLGSRLSPQTPAYDIQQACGTGLEAALLVANKIALGQIDCGIAGGVDTTSDAPIAVNEGLRHILLQANRGKSLGERLKPFLKLRPHHLKPELPRNGEPRTGLSMGEHCERMAQAWRIGRAEQDELALLSHQKLAAAYAEGWQDDLLTPFLSLTRDNNLRPDLGLEQLARLKPAFDRSGQGTLTAGNSTPLTDGASLVLLGSEAWAQQQGLPVLAYLVDGETAAVDFVTGREGLLMAPVYAVPRLLARNGLALQDFDYYEIHEAFAAQVLCTLKAWEDIDFCCERLGLEAPLGAIDRSKLNVKGSSLAAGHPFAATGGRILANLAKLLATAGKGRGLISICAAGGQGVTVIVER; translated from the coding sequence ATGCGTTCATCTCGCCGGGTCGCAATCCTGGGCGGCAACCGAATCCCCTTCGCCCGCGCCAATGGCGCCTACGCCACGGCCAGCAACCAGGCGATGCTCACCGTCGCGCTCGAAGGGTTGGTCGAGCGCTATCGCCTGCATGGGCAGCGCCTGGGTGAGGTGGTGGCTGGCGCAGTGCTGAAGCACTCACGCGACATGAACCTGACCCGCGAATGTGTGCTGGGGTCGCGCCTGTCCCCGCAGACACCAGCCTATGACATCCAGCAAGCCTGCGGCACCGGGCTGGAGGCGGCGCTGCTGGTGGCCAACAAGATTGCCCTGGGGCAGATCGACTGCGGTATTGCCGGCGGTGTGGATACCACCTCCGATGCACCGATTGCCGTCAACGAAGGCCTGCGCCATATCCTGCTGCAGGCCAACCGTGGCAAGAGCCTGGGCGAGCGGCTCAAGCCCTTCTTGAAACTGCGGCCTCATCACCTGAAGCCCGAGTTACCGCGCAATGGCGAACCGCGCACGGGGTTGTCGATGGGCGAGCATTGCGAGCGCATGGCCCAAGCCTGGCGCATTGGTCGCGCCGAGCAGGACGAGCTGGCGCTGCTCAGTCATCAGAAGCTGGCTGCGGCCTATGCCGAGGGTTGGCAGGACGACCTGCTAACGCCGTTTCTCTCGCTGACTCGGGACAACAACCTGCGCCCGGACCTTGGCCTTGAGCAGTTGGCCAGGCTTAAACCTGCCTTTGACCGCAGTGGGCAAGGCACCCTGACGGCGGGTAACTCCACGCCGTTGACCGATGGTGCTTCGCTGGTGCTGTTAGGCAGCGAGGCGTGGGCGCAGCAGCAAGGGTTGCCGGTGCTCGCCTATTTGGTCGATGGGGAAACCGCAGCGGTAGATTTCGTCACGGGCCGCGAAGGGTTATTGATGGCGCCGGTGTACGCGGTGCCACGCTTGCTGGCGCGCAATGGCCTGGCACTGCAGGACTTCGATTACTACGAAATCCACGAAGCCTTTGCTGCCCAGGTGCTGTGCACGCTGAAGGCCTGGGAGGATATCGATTTTTGCTGCGAGCGGTTGGGGCTGGAGGCGCCGCTTGGGGCGATCGACCGCAGCAAGCTCAACGTCAAGGGCAGTTCGCTGGCGGCCGGGCATCCATTTGCGGCGACCGGGGGGCGGATATTGGCCAACCTGGCCAAGCTGCTGGCGACGGCGGGGAAGGGGCGTGGGCTGATTTCGATCTGTGCGGCAGGTGGGCAGGGGGTGACGGTAATCGTCGAGCGATGA